From the Musa acuminata AAA Group cultivar baxijiao chromosome BXJ1-2, Cavendish_Baxijiao_AAA, whole genome shotgun sequence genome, one window contains:
- the LOC135595066 gene encoding flavonoid 3',5'-hydroxylase-like produces MALDIVLIAGILLGVVVHLLLRRRFQSIRRLRLPPGPSGVPILGALPLIGPMPHASLANLALRYGPIMYLRMGTTGVVVASSAGASRSFLKALDLQFANRPLPISGKDVTYDGQDFVFANYGPRWKLLRKLANLHFLGSKALTEWAPVRCDEIGRMLRAMLESSRNSRPVMVSEAMVCASANIIGQVMLSRRVFESQGEESNQFKDAITELLAWSGKFSIGDFVPAIAWMDLQGVQRQLRRVHVKLDALITSLMAEHEATAHEREGRPDVLDLVMANRVDADGVSLSDVNMKGFISDMFIAGTDTSSIIIEWALAEMLRNPTILQRAQDEMDEVIGKNRRLEESDMPNLPYLRAICKEALRLHPSTPLSVPHYTFEACEVDGYHIPPNTRLIVNVWAIGRDPDVWEHPLEFKPERFLSGRNAKIEPLGNDFELIPFGAGRRICVGLHAGLIMLQYGLGSLLHSFHWKLADDVEELDMKEKFGAVLPKAVPLKAVVKPRLLEIAYM; encoded by the exons ATGGCTCTCGACATCGTTCTCATCGCCGGCATCCTCTTGGGAGTCGtcgtccacctcctcctccgccgcaggTTCCAGTCCATCCGTCGGCTCCGGCTCCCCCCTGGCCCTTCGGGCGTTCCAATCCTCGGCGCGTTGCCGCTGATCGGTCCGATGCCCCACGCCTCTCTCGCTAACCTCGCCTTGCGCTACGGCCCCATCATGTACCTCAGGATGGGCACTACGGGGGTCGTAGTTGCGTCCTCCGCTGGCGCCTCCCGATCCTTTCTCAAGGCGCTCGACCTTCAGTTCGCCAACCGCCCCTTGCCCATCAGCGGGAAGGACGTCACCTACGACGGCCAGGACTTCGTGTTCGCCAACTACGGGCCTCGGTGGAAGCTCCTCCGCAAGCTCGCTAACCTCCACTTTCTCGGCAGCAAGGCACTGACCGAGTGGGCCCCGGTTCGCTGCGACGAAATCGGTCGCATGCTCCGCGCCATGCTCGAGTCCAGCCGGAACTCGCGGCCAGTGATGGTGTCGGAGGCAATGGTGTGCGCCAGCGCCAACATCATCGGGCAGGTAATGCTGTCGCGGCGGGTGTTTGAGTCGCAGGGAGAGGAATCAAACCAGTTCAAGGACGCCATCACGGAGCTGCTAGCTTGGTCGGGGAAGTTCAGCATCGGCGACTTTGTGCCGGCGATCGCGTGGATGGACCTGCAGGGAGTGCAGCGGCAGCTGCGCCGGGTGCATGTGAAGTTAGACGCTCTGATCACGTCGCTCATGGCGGAGCACGAAGCTACGGCGCACGAGCGCGAGGGGAGGCCGGACGTGCTGGATCTTGTGATGGCCAACAGGGTTGACGCTGATGGGGTGTCGCTTTCTGATGTCAACATGAAGGGATTTATCTCT GATATGTTTATTGCCGGAACCGATACATCATCCATCATAATCGAATGGGCCCTCGCAGAAATGCTAAGGAACCCAACCATCCTGCAGCGAGCTCAAGATGAGATGGACGAAGTAATCGGGAAGAACCGTAGGCTTGAAGAGTCTGACATGCCAAACCTTCCCTACTTACGAGCCATCTGCAAAGAGGCATTACGACTGCACCCTTCCACGCCGCTCAGCGTCCCACACTACACCTTCGAGGCATGCGAGGTGGACGGCTACCACATCCCCCCAAACACACGGCTCATCGTCAACGTATGGGCCATCGGGAGAGACCCCGACGTGTGGGAGCATCCCCTGGAGTTCAAGCCGGAGAGGTTCTTAAGCGGTAGAAACGCCAAGATTGAGCCACTGGGGAACGACTTCGAGCTGATACCTTTCGGAGCCGGGAGAAGGATTTGCGTGGGACTGCATGCAGGACTCATCATGCTTCAATACGGGCTCGGGTCTTTGTTGCACTCATTTCATTGGAAGCTTGCCGATGACGTCGAGGAGCtcgacatgaaggagaaatttggCGCCGTGCTTCCTAAGGCAGTGCCTCTCAAGGCTGTAGTTAAACCACGGCTCCTCGAAATTGCCTATATGTGA